A genomic stretch from Flavobacterium humidisoli includes:
- the pheT gene encoding phenylalanine--tRNA ligase subunit beta, with product MKISYNWLKQFIKTDWTSEQTSELLTDLGLEVEVVEKYESIKGGLAGVVVGHVLTCEKHPDADRLKVTTVDVGLEAPVQIVCGAANVAAGQKVPVATIGTVLYDKDGAEFTIKKGKIRGQESHGMICAEDELGLGNSHDGIMVLAEDLVPGTPASEVFQIANDEVFEIGLTPNRADAMSHFGTARDLRAGMLQRGVNVELITPSVSNFRVDMRTLKIDVNVEDNHLAPRYCGVTISGISVHESPSWLQDRLKAIGLTPKNNIVDVTNYVLHELGQPLHAFDAAKINGKIIVKTVAEGTKFVTLDDVERTLHKEDLMICDEKGPLCIAGVFGGKKSGVSEGTTSIFLESAYFDPVSIRKTAKRHQLSTDASFRFERGIDPTITEYALKRAALLIQEVAGGKITSDVVEVYPKKVEDFSVLLNFSHVSKIIGQEIPKDTIKKILVSLDIKVNSVSDTGLGLTIPAYRVDVQREIDVIEEILRVYGYNNINFSKKFNATVANSPRTEDYKVQNVIASQLNSQGFHEMMANSLTTAAYAKLSASLKEEHNVSMLNPLSSDLATLRQSLLFSGLEAVSYNINRKNSDLKLFEFGKTYHKYLNGYEEHKHLSLLISGNRNKESWTNPQKTTDFFLLKGYVKAILSRLGIEKISNAPVQSDVYSEGTAITYNNDILVEMGVIKKPILKHFGIKQDVYYADFNWDLVLKIITGKIKYTEIPKYPEVRRDLALLIDEKTTYESIFNLAKQTEKILLKDINLFDVYQGNKLPEGKKSYALSFTIQDNTKTLTDAQIDKIMSKLQQTFETELGASLR from the coding sequence ATGAAAATATCTTACAACTGGTTAAAACAATTTATTAAAACTGATTGGACATCTGAGCAGACTTCTGAATTACTAACAGATTTAGGTTTAGAGGTTGAAGTTGTTGAAAAATACGAATCAATTAAAGGAGGTTTAGCAGGCGTTGTTGTTGGACACGTTCTAACTTGCGAAAAACATCCTGATGCTGATAGATTGAAAGTTACTACAGTTGATGTCGGTTTAGAAGCTCCTGTACAAATTGTTTGTGGCGCTGCAAATGTGGCTGCAGGACAAAAAGTGCCTGTTGCAACAATTGGAACTGTTTTATACGATAAAGATGGAGCAGAATTTACCATTAAAAAAGGTAAAATTCGTGGACAAGAAAGCCACGGAATGATCTGTGCTGAAGATGAATTAGGTCTAGGAAATAGCCATGACGGAATTATGGTTTTGGCCGAAGATTTGGTTCCAGGAACTCCTGCTTCTGAAGTTTTTCAAATTGCAAATGATGAAGTTTTCGAAATCGGATTAACACCAAACCGCGCCGATGCAATGAGCCATTTTGGAACTGCTCGTGATTTAAGAGCAGGAATGCTACAGCGTGGTGTAAACGTAGAATTGATTACGCCTTCTGTAAGCAATTTTAGAGTTGACATGCGTACGCTTAAAATTGATGTGAATGTTGAGGATAATCATTTAGCTCCAAGATATTGTGGTGTAACTATTTCTGGAATTTCTGTACATGAATCTCCAAGCTGGCTACAAGACCGCTTAAAAGCGATTGGTTTAACTCCAAAAAATAATATTGTTGACGTTACTAATTATGTTCTACATGAATTAGGACAACCTTTACACGCTTTTGACGCTGCCAAAATCAACGGAAAAATTATTGTAAAGACAGTTGCAGAAGGAACTAAATTTGTTACTCTTGATGATGTTGAGAGAACTTTGCACAAAGAAGACTTAATGATTTGTGACGAAAAAGGACCACTTTGTATTGCTGGAGTTTTCGGAGGAAAAAAATCTGGAGTTTCTGAAGGAACTACTTCTATTTTCTTAGAAAGTGCGTATTTTGATCCAGTAAGCATTCGTAAAACGGCAAAAAGACATCAATTAAGCACAGATGCTTCTTTTAGATTTGAAAGAGGAATTGATCCAACGATTACAGAATATGCTTTAAAACGTGCGGCACTTCTAATTCAGGAAGTTGCGGGCGGAAAAATCACTTCTGATGTTGTAGAGGTTTATCCTAAAAAGGTTGAAGATTTTTCTGTTTTGTTGAATTTCAGCCATGTTTCTAAAATTATTGGACAAGAAATTCCAAAAGATACGATTAAAAAAATCTTGGTTTCTTTAGATATTAAAGTAAACAGTGTTTCTGATACTGGTTTAGGCTTAACGATTCCTGCATATCGTGTAGATGTTCAGCGCGAAATTGATGTAATTGAAGAAATTTTGAGAGTTTACGGTTACAATAACATTAACTTCTCTAAGAAATTTAATGCTACAGTAGCCAATTCGCCAAGAACTGAAGATTACAAAGTACAAAACGTAATTGCTTCACAGTTGAACTCGCAAGGTTTCCATGAAATGATGGCCAACTCATTGACAACTGCAGCTTACGCGAAATTATCGGCTTCATTAAAAGAAGAGCATAATGTATCTATGCTGAATCCGTTGAGCAGTGATTTAGCTACACTTCGCCAATCTTTATTGTTTTCTGGTTTAGAAGCAGTTTCCTATAACATCAATAGAAAAAATTCAGATTTAAAATTATTTGAATTCGGAAAAACATACCATAAGTATTTAAATGGTTATGAAGAACATAAACACCTTTCTTTATTGATTTCTGGAAACAGAAACAAAGAAAGTTGGACTAATCCGCAGAAAACAACAGATTTTTTCTTGTTGAAAGGATATGTAAAAGCGATTCTTTCTCGTTTGGGAATTGAAAAAATTTCGAATGCGCCAGTTCAATCCGATGTTTATTCTGAAGGAACAGCAATTACATACAACAATGATATTTTGGTTGAAATGGGCGTTATTAAAAAGCCTATTTTGAAACATTTTGGTATTAAGCAAGACGTTTATTACGCCGATTTTAATTGGGATTTGGTTTTAAAAATTATTACAGGAAAAATTAAATATACTGAAATTCCTAAATATCCAGAAGTTCGTAGAGATTTGGCTTTATTAATCGATGAAAAAACGACTTATGAAAGCATTTTCAACTTGGCAAAACAAACAGAGAAAATACTTTTAAAAGACATCAATCTATTTGATGTTTATCAAGGAAATAAATTACCAGAAGGAAAAAAATCATACGCTTTGAGTTTTACCATTCAAGACAATACTAAAACATTAACCGACGCTCAAATTGATAAAATCATGTCTAAATTACAGCAGACTTTCGAAACTGAACTTGGTGCAAGTTTAAGATAA
- a CDS encoding aldehyde dehydrogenase family protein — translation MSTAVKRPEFKAKYDNYIGGKFVAPIKGEYFDVVSPIDGKVFTKAAHSGKEDLELAVDTAYEAFKTWGKTSVTERSILLNKIAQKIEDNLEYIAAVETVDNGKPIRETLAADIPLAIDHFRYFAGVIRAEESSIAELDSQTVSIALSEPLGVVAQIIPWNFPILMAVWKIAPALAAGNTIVLKPAESTPISIMVLMELIGDILPPGVLNIVNGFGAELGRPLVTNKKVSKAAFTGSTTTGRLVMQYATENIIPVTLELGGKSPNIFFPSVADHDDDFFDKAVEGAVLFALNQGEICTCPSRLLIHEDIYDKFIKKVIERTEAIIAGNPLDKSTMIGAQTSIVQKEKIMSYIKLGKEEGAEVLTGGDENKLGGELEGGYYIKPTLFKGHNKMRIFQEEIFGPVLAVTTFKTTEEAIEIANDTMYGLGAGVWTRDAHEIYQVPRAIQSGRVWINQYHSYPAGAPFGGYKQSGIGRENHKMMLSQYRQTKNMLISYDKKKLGFF, via the coding sequence ATGAGTACCGCAGTAAAAAGACCTGAATTTAAGGCAAAATACGATAACTATATTGGCGGAAAATTTGTAGCGCCAATTAAAGGAGAATACTTTGATGTTGTTTCTCCGATTGATGGAAAAGTATTTACAAAAGCAGCGCATTCTGGAAAAGAAGATCTCGAATTGGCTGTAGATACTGCTTATGAAGCATTTAAAACTTGGGGAAAAACTTCGGTAACCGAAAGAAGTATTTTACTAAATAAGATTGCACAAAAAATTGAAGACAATTTAGAATATATCGCAGCAGTTGAAACGGTAGATAATGGAAAACCAATTCGCGAAACACTTGCTGCCGATATACCATTAGCCATTGACCACTTTAGATATTTTGCAGGCGTGATTCGTGCAGAAGAAAGTTCGATAGCAGAATTGGATTCGCAGACTGTCTCTATTGCGTTAAGCGAACCTCTTGGTGTTGTAGCGCAGATTATTCCGTGGAATTTCCCGATTTTAATGGCTGTTTGGAAAATTGCTCCAGCACTTGCAGCAGGAAACACAATTGTTTTAAAACCAGCAGAAAGCACACCAATTTCCATTATGGTTTTAATGGAATTAATTGGGGATATTCTTCCTCCAGGAGTTTTAAATATTGTAAACGGATTTGGTGCCGAATTAGGCCGTCCATTAGTGACCAATAAAAAAGTGTCAAAAGCGGCATTTACAGGTTCTACTACAACGGGACGTTTGGTAATGCAATATGCTACAGAAAACATTATTCCGGTTACTTTAGAATTGGGCGGAAAATCTCCAAATATTTTCTTTCCGTCAGTAGCAGATCACGATGATGATTTCTTTGATAAAGCTGTAGAAGGTGCTGTATTATTTGCTTTAAATCAAGGTGAAATCTGTACTTGTCCTTCTAGATTATTAATTCACGAAGATATTTACGACAAGTTTATTAAAAAAGTAATCGAAAGAACCGAAGCGATTATAGCAGGAAATCCGTTGGATAAATCAACGATGATTGGCGCTCAGACTTCGATTGTGCAGAAAGAAAAAATCATGTCTTACATTAAATTAGGAAAAGAAGAAGGAGCAGAGGTTTTAACTGGAGGGGACGAAAATAAATTAGGAGGCGAATTGGAAGGCGGTTATTACATCAAGCCAACTTTGTTTAAAGGTCATAACAAAATGAGAATCTTTCAAGAAGAGATTTTTGGGCCAGTTTTGGCGGTTACCACTTTTAAAACTACAGAAGAAGCGATCGAAATTGCAAATGATACAATGTATGGTTTAGGGGCAGGAGTGTGGACTCGTGATGCGCATGAAATTTATCAGGTTCCAAGAGCAATTCAGTCAGGTCGTGTCTGGATTAATCAATATCATTCTTATCCTGCTGGCGCTCCGTTTGGTGGTTACAAACAATCTGGAATTGGTCGTGAAAACCATAAAATGATGCTAAGCCAATACCGTCAGACCAAAAACATGCTGATTTCTTATGACAAAAAGAAATTAGGGTTCTTCTAA
- the adhP gene encoding alcohol dehydrogenase AdhP, whose protein sequence is MLPKTMKAAVVREFGSLLRIEEVEVKRPGRNEILVKVIASGVCHTDLHAVEGDWPVKPKMPLIPGHEAVGYVAAVGQDVKNVKEGDAVGVPWLYSACGGCDHCITGWETLCESQQNGGYSVDGGFAEFVIADARYVGILPSNVNFIEMAPILCAGVTVYKGLKETEVKPGEWVAISGIGGLGHVAVQYAKAMGMNVAAIDIGDDKLELAKKLGADLVVNAKNQNPGEFLKKEVGGMHGALVTAVSPIAFKQGLETLRRKGTMALNGLPPGNFDLSIFDTVLNRITIRGSIVGTRKDMKEAIEFAVEGKVKATVTPTKLEDINNVFDKMKKGEIEGRVVLDIAQS, encoded by the coding sequence ATGCTTCCAAAAACAATGAAAGCTGCGGTCGTTCGAGAATTCGGATCTCTTTTAAGAATAGAAGAAGTTGAAGTAAAACGCCCCGGTAGAAATGAAATTCTTGTAAAAGTAATTGCAAGCGGAGTCTGTCACACCGATTTACATGCTGTAGAAGGCGATTGGCCAGTAAAACCCAAAATGCCTTTAATTCCTGGACACGAAGCTGTTGGCTATGTTGCTGCAGTGGGCCAAGATGTGAAAAATGTAAAAGAAGGAGATGCTGTTGGTGTGCCTTGGCTTTACAGTGCTTGCGGTGGCTGTGATCATTGCATTACGGGTTGGGAAACCTTATGCGAAAGTCAGCAGAATGGCGGTTACAGCGTAGATGGCGGATTTGCAGAGTTTGTAATTGCAGATGCCAGATATGTTGGAATTTTGCCTTCTAATGTGAATTTTATAGAAATGGCTCCAATTTTATGCGCTGGTGTTACAGTTTACAAAGGATTAAAAGAAACCGAGGTGAAACCTGGAGAATGGGTTGCGATTTCTGGAATTGGAGGTTTAGGACACGTTGCAGTGCAATATGCAAAAGCTATGGGAATGAATGTGGCAGCAATTGATATTGGAGATGATAAATTGGAACTGGCAAAAAAATTAGGTGCCGATTTGGTAGTAAATGCTAAAAATCAAAATCCTGGAGAATTCTTAAAGAAAGAAGTTGGTGGTATGCATGGGGCATTGGTTACCGCAGTTTCTCCAATTGCTTTTAAGCAGGGGCTTGAAACATTGAGAAGAAAAGGTACAATGGCATTAAATGGACTTCCTCCAGGCAATTTTGATTTGTCTATTTTCGATACCGTTTTAAATAGAATCACCATTAGAGGTTCTATTGTTGGAACTAGAAAAGATATGAAAGAAGCTATTGAATTTGCTGTAGAAGGTAAAGTCAAAGCAACCGTAACGCCTACAAAATTGGAAGATATTAATAATGTATTTGACAAAATGAAAAAAGGCGAAATAGAAGGAAGGGTTGTGCTTGATATAGCACAGTCCTAA
- a CDS encoding DUF779 domain-containing protein: MIKRIEATEKAIELINVLKEKHGDLMFYQAGGCCEGTQPQCFEKGGYYQRTGDVCIGTIEDTEFWVDKDLFEYWKHAHFTLTVIDAFGVGGFSLETPLKKTFQIEYRIFTPEEEKDLEPVTFF, encoded by the coding sequence ATGATTAAACGAATAGAAGCAACAGAAAAAGCAATTGAACTGATAAATGTTTTAAAGGAGAAACACGGTGATTTGATGTTTTACCAAGCTGGCGGATGCTGTGAGGGTACACAGCCACAGTGTTTTGAAAAAGGAGGCTATTATCAGCGAACTGGAGATGTTTGTATTGGAACTATTGAAGACACTGAATTTTGGGTAGACAAAGATTTATTTGAATATTGGAAACATGCGCATTTTACCTTAACCGTAATTGATGCATTTGGAGTGGGAGGTTTTTCGTTAGAAACGCCATTAAAGAAAACGTTTCAGATAGAATACCGCATTTTCACTCCCGAAGAAGAGAAAGATTTGGAACCGGTAACTTTTTTTTAG
- a CDS encoding AraC family transcriptional regulator: protein MNNQRFLVNPLQLSQEKSLKTLVENRTIYNLNHCELNLFETYESTQKVPLKFNDLVVTSMLRGKKIMHLFDDPEFVYLPGETVIVPSNVEMKIDFPEASRNNPTQCLALAIDQDKIAEILNFLNEQYPKEGSNMYWQLNYQNYFFYNNIEMAATINKLIKECMSTSITKDIFADLTLKELLIRIIQTQTVKSLDEGKPFEDNNPIKEVTEYIKQNLKENINLKSLSEKACMSTTSFYRFFKRELGMSPIEYILNEKIKCAKNLLRNPTLQINEVCYLAGFEDANYFIRLFKKHEGITPKQYQLLYIN, encoded by the coding sequence ATGAACAACCAACGATTTTTAGTCAATCCGCTCCAATTATCGCAAGAAAAATCATTAAAGACTCTTGTAGAAAACAGGACTATTTACAATTTGAATCATTGTGAATTAAATCTATTTGAAACCTACGAATCGACTCAAAAAGTTCCATTGAAGTTTAATGATTTGGTGGTAACCAGCATGCTCCGCGGTAAAAAAATCATGCACCTTTTTGATGACCCTGAATTTGTATATCTTCCAGGCGAAACTGTGATTGTCCCTTCTAATGTAGAAATGAAAATTGATTTTCCTGAAGCTTCGAGAAACAATCCGACGCAATGTTTAGCATTGGCCATCGATCAGGATAAAATTGCTGAGATTTTAAATTTCTTAAATGAGCAGTATCCAAAAGAAGGAAGTAACATGTACTGGCAGCTCAATTACCAGAATTATTTCTTTTACAATAATATTGAAATGGCCGCGACAATAAACAAGCTCATCAAAGAATGCATGAGCACTTCGATCACCAAAGACATTTTTGCCGATTTAACTTTAAAAGAGTTACTAATTAGAATTATTCAAACCCAGACTGTAAAATCACTAGACGAAGGAAAACCTTTTGAAGACAATAATCCGATTAAGGAAGTTACCGAATACATCAAGCAAAATTTAAAAGAGAATATCAATTTGAAATCGCTGAGCGAAAAAGCTTGTATGAGCACCACTTCTTTCTATCGTTTCTTTAAACGCGAGCTAGGAATGAGCCCTATTGAATATATTTTAAATGAAAAAATAAAATGCGCTAAAAACCTATTAAGAAACCCAACGCTCCAAATTAACGAAGTTTGTTATTTAGCAGGATTTGAAGATGCGAATTACTTCATTAGATTATTCAAAAAACATGAAGGAATTACACCGAAACAGTATCAGTTACTTTATATAAATTAG
- a CDS encoding bestrophin family protein, whose amino-acid sequence MITYNTKDWFTFIFHFHKSDTVRKLFTIMIAIGIYAAIVCYFELHYFKVTKNDYIHNIPIMHGMLGFVISLLLVFRTNTAYDRWWEGRKLWGGLVNNSRNLAIKLSAILKDENDRKFFRKYIPMYADILHHHLKDEDTGKMLFEDVELEIDQHKHKPNQLKRIMYHKINDLYEAKKISGEQLITINDELVAFTDICGACERIKNTPIPYSYSAFIKKFIFFYTMTLPFGYSVSLGYLVAPVVVFIFYVLASLELIAEEIEDPFGNDENDLPTKKISENIKKHVEELI is encoded by the coding sequence ATGATTACATACAATACCAAAGATTGGTTTACTTTCATTTTTCATTTTCATAAGTCAGATACAGTCCGAAAACTGTTTACGATTATGATTGCAATCGGAATTTATGCGGCTATAGTGTGTTATTTTGAGCTTCATTATTTTAAAGTGACCAAAAATGATTATATCCACAACATTCCAATCATGCACGGAATGCTTGGATTTGTCATTTCACTTTTACTTGTTTTTAGAACCAATACAGCTTATGACCGATGGTGGGAAGGGCGAAAACTTTGGGGGGGACTTGTAAACAACAGCCGTAATCTTGCTATAAAACTATCCGCAATTTTAAAAGACGAAAATGATAGAAAGTTTTTTAGAAAATACATTCCCATGTATGCAGATATACTTCATCACCATTTAAAAGACGAGGATACTGGTAAAATGCTGTTTGAAGATGTTGAATTGGAAATTGATCAGCATAAACACAAGCCAAATCAATTAAAAAGGATCATGTATCATAAAATCAATGATTTGTATGAGGCTAAAAAAATATCGGGAGAGCAACTCATTACGATAAATGACGAATTAGTTGCTTTTACAGACATTTGCGGAGCGTGCGAACGTATTAAAAACACTCCTATTCCCTACTCTTACAGTGCCTTTATAAAGAAATTCATCTTCTTTTATACGATGACTCTTCCGTTTGGATATTCTGTTAGCTTAGGTTATCTAGTTGCCCCTGTTGTTGTTTTTATCTTTTATGTTTTGGCAAGTTTAGAGCTTATTGCTGAAGAAATTGAAGATCCGTTTGGAAATGATGAGAACGATCTTCCAACAAAAAAAATATCTGAAAACATCAAAAAACACGTTGAAGAATTGATATAA